Proteins encoded in a region of the Streptomyces sp. NBC_01471 genome:
- a CDS encoding response regulator transcription factor: MNTEVRTRRQPSGTDRFAQPTTKEINMNGALPRPTADLSAREAEVLRHMALGRTYTAIARSMSISPHTVDAYVRRIRLKTGVTNRAQLLLLAIRLGDVNVHTTGDI, encoded by the coding sequence GTGAACACGGAGGTGCGCACACGGCGGCAGCCTTCGGGCACCGACCGCTTCGCGCAGCCGACAACGAAGGAGATCAATATGAACGGTGCACTCCCGAGGCCCACCGCGGACCTCAGCGCCCGCGAGGCGGAGGTGCTCAGGCACATGGCCCTCGGCAGGACCTACACGGCCATCGCCCGTAGCATGAGCATCTCCCCCCACACGGTCGATGCCTACGTGCGCCGTATCCGACTGAAGACGGGCGTAACCAACAGGGCTCAACTCCTGCTGCTGGCAATCCGTTTGGGCGACGTGAACGTGCACACAACCGGTGATATCTGA
- a CDS encoding class I SAM-dependent RNA methyltransferase gives MQTEPTSSLVGEEYEVEVGPVAHGGHCIARNEEGRVLFVRHTLPGEKVVARVTDGEEGSRFLRADAVRIIEASKDRVEAPCPYSGPGRCGGCDWQHAKPGAQRRLKGEVITEQLQRLAGLTPEEAGWDGTVMPATGDKLPAGEVPAWRTRVQYTVDEQGRAGLRKHRSHEVEPIDHCMIAAPGVTELGIEKREWPQLASVEAIAATGSSDRQVVLTPKPGGRLPLVELDKPVSVLRVEEHDGGVHRVHGRPFVRERADGRTYRVGMGGFWQVHPQAADTLMKAVMQGLMPRKGDSALDLYCGVGLFAGAIAERVGEQGAVLGIESSKRACEDARHNLKELPRVRIEHGKVEAALPRTGITETDLIVLDPPRAGAGKQTVKHLASLGARRIAYVACDPAALARDLAYFRDGGYGVRVLRAFDLFPMTHHVECVAILEPIAKAA, from the coding sequence ATGCAGACAGAACCCACGTCATCGCTGGTCGGGGAGGAGTACGAGGTCGAGGTCGGCCCCGTCGCGCACGGCGGCCACTGCATCGCCCGCAACGAGGAGGGCCGGGTCCTCTTCGTACGGCACACCCTGCCCGGCGAGAAGGTCGTCGCCCGGGTGACCGACGGCGAGGAGGGCTCACGCTTCCTGCGGGCCGACGCCGTCCGGATCATCGAGGCATCCAAGGACCGGGTCGAGGCCCCGTGCCCCTACTCGGGTCCGGGCCGGTGCGGCGGCTGCGACTGGCAGCACGCCAAGCCGGGCGCGCAGCGCAGGCTCAAGGGTGAGGTGATCACCGAGCAGCTCCAGCGTCTGGCGGGCCTGACCCCGGAGGAGGCGGGCTGGGATGGCACTGTGATGCCCGCGACCGGTGACAAACTGCCGGCGGGCGAGGTTCCCGCGTGGCGTACCCGGGTCCAGTACACGGTGGACGAGCAGGGCAGGGCGGGGCTGCGCAAGCACCGGTCCCACGAGGTCGAGCCGATCGACCACTGCATGATCGCGGCGCCGGGCGTCACGGAACTGGGCATCGAGAAGCGCGAGTGGCCGCAGCTGGCGTCCGTCGAGGCCATCGCGGCGACCGGCTCCAGCGACCGCCAGGTCGTCCTCACCCCGAAGCCGGGCGGCCGGCTGCCCCTGGTCGAGCTCGACAAGCCCGTCTCGGTGCTGCGCGTCGAGGAGCACGACGGCGGGGTGCACCGTGTCCACGGCCGCCCCTTCGTCCGCGAACGGGCCGACGGCCGCACGTACCGCGTCGGCATGGGCGGCTTCTGGCAGGTCCACCCGCAGGCGGCCGACACCCTGATGAAGGCCGTGATGCAGGGCCTGATGCCCCGCAAGGGCGACTCGGCGCTCGATCTGTACTGCGGCGTCGGTCTGTTCGCGGGCGCCATCGCCGAACGGGTCGGCGAGCAGGGCGCGGTGCTCGGCATCGAGTCCTCCAAGCGCGCGTGCGAGGACGCCAGGCACAACCTGAAGGAACTCCCGAGGGTCCGCATCGAACACGGCAAGGTCGAGGCGGCCCTGCCCCGCACGGGCATCACCGAGACCGACCTGATCGTCCTGGACCCGCCCCGGGCGGGAGCGGGCAAGCAGACGGTCAAGCACCTGGCATCCCTGGGCGCCCGCCGTATCGCGTACGTCGCGTGCGACCCGGCGGCACTGGCCCGGGACCTGGCGTACTTCCGGGACGGGGGGTACGGGGTGCGGGTGCTGCGGGCGTTCGATCTGTTCCCTATGACGCATCATGTGGAGTGCGTGGCGATCCTTGAACCCATCGCGAAGGCTGCCTGA
- a CDS encoding APC family permease: protein MSKLTDVPKRILIGRALRSDKLGETLLPKRIALPVFASDPLSSVAYAPGEVLLVLSVAGVSAYHFSPWIAVAVVVLMFTVVASYRQNVHAYPSGGGDYEVATTNLGPKAGLTVASALLVDYVLTVAVSIASGVENLGSAIPFVVEHKVLCAVGTIVLLTLMNLRGVKESGKLFAIPTYVFVAGVFIMIAWGAFRGLVLGDTMKAPTAGFTIHAERGGLGGFAMVFLLLRAFSSGCAALTGVEAISNGVPAFRKPKSKNAASTLALMGVLAVTMFCGIIALAMVTKVRMASNPGTDLLSHGVPVGAGYNQDPVISQVAAAVFGNGTFLFVVLAAATALVLFLAANTAYNGFPLLGSILAQDRYLPRQLHTRGDRLAFSNGIVLLAGAAILLVVIYGADSTRLIQLYIVGVFVSFTLSQTGMVRHWNRHLATEKDPNKRRHMIRSRAINTFGAFFTGLVLVVVLATKFTHGAWVALLGMVIFFGTMTAIRKHYDRVADEIAAPDEPSEDSLRPSRVHSIVLVSKVHKPTLRALGYAKLMRSDHLEALSIGVDPAETKALREDWERRGINVPLKILDSPYREITRPIIEYVRGLRRESPRDVVSIYIPEYVVGHWYEHVLHNQSALRLKGRLLFTPGVMVTSVPYQLESSELAKKRARKRADWNAPGAVRRGPVTRRYDESAGSSTKGAKGAKGTKGPKGTKDTKDTKGKS from the coding sequence GTGTCCAAACTGACCGACGTGCCCAAACGCATCCTGATCGGCCGGGCGCTGCGCAGCGACAAGCTGGGCGAGACCCTTCTCCCCAAACGCATCGCGCTTCCCGTCTTCGCCTCCGACCCCCTGTCCTCGGTGGCGTATGCCCCGGGAGAAGTGCTGCTCGTCCTCTCCGTCGCGGGTGTGTCGGCCTACCACTTCAGCCCGTGGATCGCGGTTGCCGTCGTAGTACTGATGTTCACCGTGGTGGCGTCCTACCGGCAGAACGTGCACGCCTACCCCAGCGGCGGCGGTGACTACGAGGTCGCGACCACCAACCTCGGGCCGAAGGCCGGGCTGACCGTGGCCAGCGCCCTGCTCGTCGACTACGTACTCACCGTGGCGGTGTCGATCGCATCCGGCGTCGAGAACCTCGGCTCGGCGATCCCCTTCGTCGTCGAGCACAAGGTGCTCTGTGCCGTCGGCACCATCGTTCTGCTGACCCTGATGAACCTGCGCGGTGTGAAGGAATCGGGGAAGCTTTTCGCCATTCCCACGTACGTCTTCGTCGCGGGCGTCTTCATCATGATCGCGTGGGGCGCCTTCCGCGGTCTGGTGCTCGGCGACACGATGAAGGCCCCGACCGCGGGCTTCACGATCCACGCGGAGCGGGGCGGCCTGGGCGGCTTCGCCATGGTCTTCCTGCTGCTGCGGGCCTTCTCCTCCGGCTGTGCGGCGCTCACCGGAGTCGAGGCGATCAGCAACGGCGTACCGGCCTTCCGCAAGCCGAAGAGCAAGAACGCCGCGTCCACGCTGGCACTGATGGGCGTCCTGGCCGTCACGATGTTCTGCGGGATCATCGCCCTCGCCATGGTCACCAAGGTGCGGATGGCGTCCAACCCCGGCACCGATCTGCTCAGCCACGGAGTCCCGGTGGGGGCCGGCTACAACCAGGACCCGGTGATCTCGCAGGTGGCCGCCGCCGTGTTCGGCAACGGCACCTTCTTGTTCGTGGTCCTCGCCGCAGCGACCGCGCTGGTCCTCTTCCTGGCTGCCAACACCGCGTACAACGGCTTCCCGCTGCTCGGCTCGATCCTCGCCCAGGACCGCTACCTGCCGCGCCAGCTGCACACCCGCGGCGACCGGCTGGCCTTCTCCAACGGCATCGTGCTGCTGGCCGGTGCGGCCATCCTGCTCGTGGTGATCTACGGCGCCGACTCGACGCGGCTGATCCAGCTGTACATCGTCGGCGTGTTCGTCTCCTTCACGCTCAGCCAGACCGGCATGGTCCGGCACTGGAACCGCCACCTGGCGACCGAGAAGGACCCGAACAAGCGCCGCCACATGATCCGTTCGCGCGCGATCAACACCTTCGGTGCCTTCTTCACCGGTCTGGTGCTGGTCGTCGTCCTGGCCACCAAGTTCACCCACGGTGCCTGGGTCGCCCTGCTCGGCATGGTGATCTTCTTCGGGACCATGACGGCGATCCGCAAGCACTACGACCGGGTGGCCGACGAGATCGCGGCACCGGACGAGCCGTCCGAGGACAGCCTGCGCCCGTCCCGCGTCCACTCGATCGTGCTGGTCTCCAAGGTCCACAAGCCGACGCTGCGCGCGCTCGGCTACGCGAAGCTGATGCGCTCGGACCATCTGGAGGCGCTCTCCATCGGCGTGGACCCGGCCGAGACGAAGGCGCTCAGGGAGGACTGGGAGCGGCGCGGCATCAACGTGCCGCTGAAGATCCTCGACTCTCCCTACCGCGAGATCACCCGGCCGATCATCGAGTACGTGCGGGGCCTGCGGCGCGAGAGCCCGCGGGACGTGGTCTCCATCTACATCCCCGAGTACGTGGTGGGTCACTGGTACGAGCACGTCCTGCACAACCAGAGCGCCCTGCGCCTGAAGGGGCGGCTGCTCTTCACCCCCGGTGTCATGGTCACCTCGGTCCCGTACCAGCTGGAGTCCTCGGAACTCGCGAAGAAGCGGGCCAGGAAGCGGGCCGACTGGAATGCGCCGGGTGCGGTCCGCCGCGGGCCGGTGACCAGGCGGTACGACGAGTCCGCGGGATCGTCCACCAAGGGCGCGAAGGGCGCGAAGGGCACCAAGGGGCCCAAGGGCACGAAGGACACCAAGGACACGAAGGGCAAGAGCTGA
- a CDS encoding TrkA family potassium uptake protein, with amino-acid sequence MHIVIMGCGRVGAALAQTLEQQGHTVAVIDQDPTAFRRLGAGFGGRRVTGVGFDQDTLREAGVEEAGAFAAVSSGDNSNIIAARVAREMFGIENVAARIYDPRRAEVYQRLGIPTVATVRWTADQMLRRLLPSGAEPLWRDPSGGVQLAEVHTSAAWIGRRISQLQEETGVRVAFLTRLGEATLPTSRTVLQEGDLVHVMMHTTEVEKVEAAFARGPEEGGH; translated from the coding sequence GTGCACATCGTCATCATGGGCTGCGGGCGAGTGGGAGCCGCTCTCGCGCAGACCCTGGAACAGCAGGGGCACACGGTCGCAGTCATCGACCAGGACCCCACGGCCTTCCGCCGTCTGGGCGCCGGGTTCGGCGGCCGCCGGGTCACCGGAGTCGGTTTCGACCAGGACACCCTCCGTGAGGCGGGCGTCGAGGAGGCCGGTGCGTTCGCCGCGGTGAGCAGCGGGGACAACTCGAACATCATCGCGGCGCGGGTCGCCCGCGAGATGTTCGGGATCGAGAACGTCGCAGCCCGCATCTACGACCCCCGCCGTGCCGAGGTCTACCAGCGCCTGGGCATCCCGACCGTCGCGACGGTCCGCTGGACCGCCGACCAGATGCTGCGGCGGCTGCTGCCGTCCGGCGCCGAACCGCTGTGGCGCGACCCGAGCGGGGGTGTGCAGCTCGCCGAGGTACACACGTCGGCTGCGTGGATCGGCCGCAGGATCAGCCAGCTCCAGGAGGAGACGGGCGTGCGCGTCGCGTTTCTCACACGTCTGGGGGAGGCGACGCTGCCCACGTCCCGGACCGTGCTCCAGGAAGGTGATCTGGTCCACGTCATGATGCACACGACCGAGGTCGAAAAGGTCGAGGCAGCCTTCGCCCGAGGCCCCGAGGAGGGCGGTCACTGA
- a CDS encoding TrkA family potassium uptake protein yields the protein MRVAIAGAGAVGRSIAGELLENGHEVLLVDKAPTAISVERVPLAEWLLADACEITSLDEAALQRCNVVIAATGDDKVNLVVSLLAKTEYGVPRVVARVNNPKNEWLFNESWGVDVAVSTPRLMSALVEEAVSVGDLVRLLRFSHGDANLVELTLPPESALAGTQVSDVAWPEDTSLVTIIRGTRVLTPSPEETLEAGDELLFVAAQAREEQLEDLLSVRREGAAG from the coding sequence ATGCGTGTGGCTATTGCCGGGGCCGGCGCGGTGGGACGTTCCATCGCGGGCGAGCTCCTGGAGAACGGGCACGAGGTCCTGCTCGTCGACAAGGCTCCCACCGCCATCTCGGTGGAGCGGGTGCCACTGGCCGAGTGGCTGCTCGCGGACGCCTGCGAGATCACCTCGCTGGACGAGGCGGCGCTGCAGCGGTGCAACGTGGTGATCGCGGCGACCGGTGACGACAAGGTCAATCTGGTGGTCTCGCTGCTCGCCAAGACGGAGTACGGGGTACCGCGGGTCGTGGCCCGGGTGAACAACCCGAAGAACGAGTGGCTGTTCAACGAGTCCTGGGGAGTCGATGTCGCGGTCTCCACGCCGCGGCTGATGTCGGCGCTGGTCGAGGAGGCGGTGAGTGTCGGCGACCTCGTACGGCTGCTGCGCTTCAGCCACGGTGACGCCAACCTCGTCGAGCTGACGCTGCCGCCCGAGTCGGCGCTGGCCGGTACCCAGGTCAGTGACGTGGCGTGGCCCGAGGACACCTCGCTGGTCACCATCATCCGCGGCACGCGCGTCCTGACGCCGAGCCCGGAGGAGACCCTGGAGGCGGGCGACGAGCTGCTGTTCGTGGCCGCGCAGGCGCGCGAGGAGCAGCTGGAGGACCTGCTGTCGGTACGCCGGGAGGGCGCGGCCGGGTAG
- a CDS encoding DUF3159 domain-containing protein, with amino-acid sequence MTSLDKPTTTDQETAAARAVTEAALFEAFGGVRGMVETVLPGLLFVTIFTINKDLKTSAIAAVAVSLVLVVVRLVRRDTVKHAFSGVFGVAFGVVFAMMTGNAKDFYLPGMLYTLGLALAYLVTAAAGFPLIGVILGPVFKENLSWRTRNPGRKSAYAKSSWAWGLILLAKCAILFPLYWWADTTQFGWVLIALKIPPFLLAVYLTWVFLAKAPPPIDVFAEMEAEEKAEKDRKAAAAEAQRGEA; translated from the coding sequence GTGACGTCTCTCGACAAGCCGACCACAACCGACCAGGAAACCGCTGCTGCCAGAGCCGTCACGGAGGCAGCCCTCTTCGAAGCCTTCGGCGGGGTACGGGGCATGGTGGAGACCGTGCTCCCGGGCCTGCTGTTCGTGACGATCTTCACGATCAACAAGGACCTGAAGACCTCCGCGATCGCCGCCGTCGCGGTCTCCCTGGTGCTCGTCGTGGTGCGGCTGGTCCGCAGGGACACCGTCAAGCACGCCTTCAGCGGTGTCTTCGGCGTCGCGTTCGGTGTGGTCTTCGCGATGATGACCGGCAACGCCAAGGACTTCTACCTGCCGGGCATGCTCTACACGCTGGGCCTGGCGCTCGCCTACCTCGTCACGGCGGCGGCGGGCTTCCCGCTGATCGGGGTGATCCTCGGGCCGGTCTTCAAGGAGAACCTCTCCTGGCGCACCCGTAACCCCGGCCGTAAGTCGGCGTACGCGAAGTCGAGTTGGGCCTGGGGGCTGATCCTCCTCGCCAAGTGCGCGATCCTCTTCCCGCTGTACTGGTGGGCCGACACCACGCAGTTCGGCTGGGTGCTGATCGCGCTGAAGATCCCTCCGTTCCTGCTCGCGGTCTACCTCACCTGGGTGTTCCTGGCGAAGGCGCCCCCGCCCATCGACGTGTTCGCGGAGATGGAGGCCGAGGAGAAGGCCGAGAAGGACCGCAAGGCGGCCGCCGCCGAGGCACAGCGCGGCGAGGCATAA
- a CDS encoding OB-fold nucleic acid binding domain-containing protein — MIDRLSTSQEDLHSAELQEDSQATGCTRISECTDRQIVKVTGTLRTVTLRPRAGVPALEAELFDGTAPLDVVWLGRRSIVGIEPGRKLIASGRISMSHGRRVLFNPKYELRPLGQE, encoded by the coding sequence ATGATCGACCGGCTGTCGACCTCGCAGGAGGATCTGCACTCCGCGGAGCTGCAGGAGGACTCGCAGGCCACGGGATGCACCCGGATCTCCGAGTGCACCGACCGCCAGATCGTCAAGGTGACTGGTACCTTGCGCACGGTCACCCTGCGTCCCCGGGCCGGTGTGCCCGCCCTGGAGGCCGAGCTGTTCGACGGCACGGCCCCGCTGGACGTGGTGTGGCTGGGGCGGCGCTCGATCGTCGGCATAGAGCCCGGCCGCAAGCTGATCGCCTCCGGCCGGATCTCCATGAGCCACGGCCGGCGGGTGCTGTTCAACCCCAAATACGAACTGCGACCGCTCGGACAGGAGTAG
- a CDS encoding response regulator, whose amino-acid sequence MTRVLVVEDDPQIVRALVINLKARKYEVDAAQDGATALRLAAARHPDVVLLDLGLPDMDGVEVIKGLRGWTRVPVLVLSARHTSDEKVEALDAGADDYVTKPFGMDELLARLRAAVRRAEPVGPDSGAGGGDVSLVETAEFTVDLAAKKVQRAGRDVRLTPTEWHLLEVLVRNTGRLVSQKQLLQEVWGPSYGTETNYLRVYMAQLRRKLEADPSHPRHFVTEPGMGYRFEH is encoded by the coding sequence GATTGTGCGCGCCCTTGTGATCAACCTGAAGGCACGCAAGTACGAGGTGGACGCCGCCCAGGACGGGGCCACCGCACTCCGGCTGGCCGCCGCCCGCCACCCCGACGTGGTCCTCCTGGACCTCGGGCTGCCCGACATGGACGGCGTGGAGGTCATCAAGGGCCTGCGCGGCTGGACCCGGGTGCCGGTCCTGGTGCTCTCCGCACGGCACACCTCGGACGAGAAGGTCGAGGCACTGGACGCGGGCGCCGACGACTACGTCACCAAGCCCTTCGGCATGGACGAGCTGCTGGCCCGGCTGCGCGCCGCGGTCCGCAGGGCCGAGCCCGTCGGGCCGGACTCCGGCGCGGGCGGCGGGGACGTCTCACTGGTGGAGACCGCGGAGTTCACGGTCGACCTGGCGGCCAAGAAGGTGCAGCGCGCGGGCCGTGACGTACGTCTGACGCCCACCGAGTGGCACCTCCTGGAGGTGCTCGTACGGAACACCGGCCGGCTGGTCAGCCAGAAACAGCTGCTCCAGGAGGTCTGGGGCCCCTCGTACGGCACGGAGACCAACTACCTGCGCGTCTACATGGCCCAGCTGCGCCGCAAGCTGGAGGCCGACCCCTCGCACCCCAGGCACTTCGTCACCGAGCCCGGCATGGGGTACCGCTTCGAGCACTGA